A DNA window from Calliphora vicina chromosome 1, idCalVici1.1, whole genome shotgun sequence contains the following coding sequences:
- the LOC135957834 gene encoding probable fumarate hydratase, mitochondrial: protein MFPQIKNVFLLDIRGWHNISTRLVHLTYLLNKNDKDYRIETDTLGEVKVPKGKYYGAQTVRAQKNFPIGGPEERLPVPLIKAMGILKKAAAVVNVDYGMDANVSKAIAEACDEIIEGCLIEEHFPSIIWSTITQTNMNCNEVISNRAIEIMGGEIGSKKPVHPNDHVNRGQSSNDTLPTAVNISMGMELNNTLIPAITELYNGLKEKEEEFADIVKIGRTHLQDAVPLTLGQEFSGYAQQMKNGLNRIDSVLPRVYEVCLGGTAVGTGIGANQCFAEKCADKIAEYTCLPYKKAPNLFECIATNDVMVEVHGCLNTIAASLMKIGNDIRLLGSGPRCGLSELMLPPNEPGSSIMPGKVNPTQCESLTSICTQVMGNHVAVTIGGSNGHLELNVFKTVMVANVLRSIRLLADGSKNFNNNCIKGLKANKKKIEKMMNESLMLATALNPHIGYDKAALIAKTANQNGTTLKEEAVKSGFVTEEQFKKWVDPKKMISPQK from the exons ATGTTTcctcaaattaaaaatgtatttctgtTGGATATTCGAGGATGGCATAATATAAGCACGCGTTTGGTTCATCTTACATATTTGCTGAATAAG AATGATAAGGATTACCGTATTGAAACGGATACTTTGGGAGAAGTAAAGGTACCCAAAGGCAAATACTATGGGGCACAGACTGTGCGGGCTCAAAAGAACTTTCCCATAGGTGGGCCAGAAGAACGTTTACCG GTTCCTTTAATAAAAGCCATGGGAATTTTGAAAAAGGCAGCTGCCGTAGTAAATGTGGACTATGGCATGGATGCCAATGTAAGCAAAGCCATTGCAGAGGCCTGTGATGAAATAATAGAAGGCTGCCTAATCGAAGAACATTTTCCATCCATTATCTGGTCCACTATTACACAAACTAATATGAATTGTAATGAG GTTATCAGCAATCGGGCCATTGAAATCATGGGTGGTGAAATTGGCTCCAAAAAACCAGTACATCCCAACGATCATGTGAATAGAGGCCAAAGCTCTAATGATACACTACCGACGGCCGTAAACATATCCATGGGCATGGAGTTAAATAATACCCTTATACCAGCTATTACCGAACTATATAATGGCCTAAAGGAAAAGGAAGAAGAGTTTGCAGATATTGTAAAAATTGGTCGTACTCATCTTCAAGATGCTGTTCCCCTAACTTTGGGTCAAGAATTCAGTGGCTATGCtcagcaaatgaaaaatggtcTAAATCGCATTGACTCGGTATTGCCACGTGTCTATGAAGTCTGTTTGGGTGGTACAGCTGTGGGTACAGGTATTGGAGCTAATCAATGTTTTGCTGAAAAGTGTGCTGACAAAATAGCTGAATATACTTGTCTGCCTTATAAGAAGGCACCAAATTTGTTTGAGTGTATTGCTACCAATGACGTTATGGTTGAGGTGCACGGTTGTTTGAATACCATTGCTGCAAGTTTGATGAAAATAGGCAATGATATACGTTTGTTGGGTTCGGGACCACGTTGTGGTTTGTCGGAACTAATGCTGCCACCAAACGAACCGGGAAGTTCTATAATGCCGGGTAAAGTTAATCCCACTCAATGCGAATCATTGACTTCAATATGTACCCAGGTTATGGGAAATCATGTGGCTGTGACTATAGGCGGTTCAAACGGTCACCTAGAGCTGAATGTGTTTAAGACCGTCATGGTGGCAAATGTTTTGCGTTCCATACGTCTTTTAg ctGATGGCtccaaaaatttcaacaataacTGCATTAAGGGCCTCAAAgctaataaaaagaaaatcgaAAAGATGATGAATGAATCCTTAATGTTGGCAACTGCTCTTAATCCTCATATTGGTTATGATAAGGCAGCTTTGATTGCCAAAACTGCTAACCAGAATGGTACTACACTCAAGGAGGAAGCAGTGAAGTCTGGCTTTGTTACTGAGGAACAATTTAAGAAATGGGTTGATCCTAAGAAGATGATTAGTCCTCAAAAGTAA